The Chitinophaga lutea genome contains the following window.
CCTGCGGCAGTATTCGAATTTCCGCCAGAACCAGGTAGACGACTACCAGTTCGGCGGTGGCGCCGGTATGGTGATGATGATCGAGCCCCTGGTAAACGCCATCGAAGCCCTGCAGAAGGAGGTGACGTACGACGAAGTGATCTACCTGACCCCCGACGGGCAGACCTTTAACCAGCAAATGGCCAACCGCCTGTCGCTCAAAGGCAACCTGCTGCTCATCTGTGGCCATTACAAGGGGATCGACGAGCGGGTGCGTGAACATTTCGTGACCATGGAGATCTCCATCGGCGATTTCGTACTGTCCGGCGGGGAACTGGCCGCCGCGGTGCTGGTAGACGCCATCGGCCGCCTGCTGCCCGGGGTGCTGAACGACGAAACGTCGGCCCTGTTCGATTCTTTTCAGGATAACCTGCTGGCCCCGCCCGTGTACACCCGGCCGGAGGAGTTCAGGGGCTGGAAAGTGCCGCCGGTGCTGATGAGCGGCGATCACCGCAAGATCGAGGAGTGGCGCCACGAGGAGGCCCTGAAGCGCACTAAAGACCGCCGCCCGGACCTTTTACAGCATGATTAAAAAGATATTTTATTAAAAACCGGGAAAAGGTCTTGGTAATTGGATATTCTTCCTTACCTTTGCCGTCCTATAAATAATTGAATGATGAACGCAATTTCTTTTGTTCACGAGCAGCTGACTGCTAACAAGCAATTTCCGAAGTTTAAAGCCGGTGACAACATCACCGTTAACTATAAGATCGTTGAAGGTAACAAGGAGCGTATCCAGTCCTTCAAGGGCGATGTGGTAAAAATCCAGGGTACTGGTTTTACCGCTTCTTTCACCGTTCGTAAAATCTCCGACGGAGTAGGCGTTGAAAGGCTGTTCCCCTTCTATTCTCCCAATGTTGAATCCATTGTGCTGAATAAAGTGGGTAAAGTAAGAAGGGCTAAACTGTACTACCTGCGCGAGCGCCAGGGTAAAGCAGCCCGTATCAAAGAAAAAAGGGTTTAGTATTTTATACAGGGAAATTAGTGAAACGGGAGTCCGCAAAGGCTCCCGTTTTCTTTTTGCCCTTTAGCGGCGGGCTGTTCAGCGTTGGGGCATCGCAGGGTGGCGAATCCGGAGGCTCTCCGGCAATACCTGATGAATATTCCCTGTGGCGTTGGTTTCATTCCTTTATCTGCCTGGAATAGGAAGAGGGTGCTCTCTTGATCATTGTTTCGTCGAATCCGGGGTCTCTCTGGCGATACCTGATGAACACTGCCTGTGGTGTTGTTTTCGTTCCTTGATCTGCCTGGAATAGGAAGAGGGTGCTCTCTTGATCATTGTTTCGTCGAATCCGGGCCTGTCTACCGGGATCCATTAAACAGCCGCAACTCCCTGAACCGATGTTTTTTTCACTCCCTGAAGAAGCCCTGTGCTGCTGCATCTACGGAGGTTCACCCCTGGTGAACACAGGGAAGGCACGGAGAACACTGGGAGATAGGTGGACTTGATGTGGAGATGATGTGGATTTGAGCTGGAAATGAGGTGGTTTTGAAGGGGTTTTGCAGCCAAAGATTTTTGAAGGAAAAGCGAAAAAACAACCATTTTACGGCTGTTCACGGCCGCATTAGACGATTCTTAAAAGTTCATTAAAGTCCCTTAAATCCATTGAAAAACCCCAAATTAAAACCTATCTTTGTTAGCTGAACATTTTAAAAACACAGAAATGACTGCAGTTTTCGTTAAATCACCGCTTTTACTCTTCCAAGAACTTGGCATGACTGAATTAATCCTTATCGCTTTAGTAGTATTGCTGCTGTTTGGTGGCAAAAAGATTCCCGAACTTATGCGTGGCCTTGGTAAAGGTATCCGCGAGTTTAAAGATGCCAAAGACAACGTGCGCCGTGAAATGGAAGAGGGCATGAAAGAAACCGAAGTAAAAAAGAGCTAATCACTTACTCACGCTACCGGGGGTAGAAGAGTGCGGTTTTAGTATTTGTAGAAATCTCCCATTGTAAGATTTAAACTGGTTTGGGTTTGACTGAATTCAGCAGTATATCGTCTTTTCATGAGGCGTTGTATGCCGGAAAAACGACCTGCGAGGCCATGGTACGCCTGTACCTGGAGCGGATTGAGCAGTCCCGGCACCTCAACGCATATCTGGAAGTATTTACGGACAGTGCATTGGATCAGGCGCGTGCGCTCGACGGGCGCATCAGCCGCGGGGAGCGGCCCGGTACACTGGCCGGGGTAGTGATCGGCATCAAGGATGTGATCTGCTACAAAGGGCATGAAGTGACCGCCGCCTCGAAGATCCTGGAGGGGTTTGTGTCCCTGTATTCTGCTACAGCCGTTGAACGGCTGCTCGCTGAAGGCGCCATCATCATCGGGCGCCTTAATTGTGATGAGTTTGCCATGGGCTCCACTAACGAGAACTCGGCATACGGCAAGGTGCTCAATGCGCTGGACAATACCCGTGTTCCCGGCGGTTCTTCCGGCGGTTCGGCGGTAGCCGTGCAGGCCGGTTTATGCCAGGTGAGCCTGGGCAGCGATACCGGCGGTTCCGTAAGGCAACCGGCGGATTTTTGCGGTATTGTAGGGCTGAAACCCTCCTACGGGAGGATTTCCCGCCACGGCCTCATTGCCTATGCCTCATCTTTCGACCAGATAGGCATTTTTGGCTCGAATATTGCAGATGTGGCCTTGGTTCTACAAGCCATCGCCGGGCCGGATATGTACGACAGTACAGCCTCCCAGCGAGAAGTCCCTGATTATCAGGCAAATCTCCGGCACAATAAAAAGCGGAAATTTGCGTATTTAAAAGACGCCCTGCACCACGAAGGATTAGACCCCGAAATGAGGGAGGGATACGAAAGTTTCTTTGAACAACTGAAATCAGATGGCCATACCGTGGAAGGGGTCAATTTCGATTACCTCGACTACGTAGTAGCGGCCTATTATGTGCTGACGACGGCCGAAGCTTCCAGCAACCTGAGCCGCTTCGACGGGGTGAAATACGGGTACCGTACCCCCCAGAAAGGCATCGAACTGACCGATTTTTATAAAAAGAGCCGGTCGGAAGGTTTTGGAAAAGAGGTGAAACGCCGCATCTTGTTGGGCACTTTTGTGCTGAGCGCCGGGTATTACGACGCTTATTTCACAAAGGCCCAGCAGGTTAGAAGGCTGGTAGTGGAAAAAATGCAGTCCATCCTGTCGCGTTACGACGCGGTGCTGCTGCCTACCGTACCGGCCACAGCGTTTAAAATTGGTGAAAAAACAGACGATCCGATTGCGATGTACCTGGCCGATATCTACACGGTGTTGGCCAACCTGACCGGAGTTCCGGCAATTTCCGTACCTTTGCACCGGCATTCAAACGGGATGCCGTATGGCCTGCAGATCATCACCAGGGAGTTTGACGAAGAGAACTTGTTACAAATAGCTCATAATATGTTACATGAGGAGCATGTGTGAGTAACTTTCACTCAAAGTATAAACAACAGTGTATGACGAAAGTCTTTTTATTACTCTTATCGGCCGTGGGATTGACCACTGTTGCGACGGCTGCCGGTAAGGGCCCTAAGGAGATCGCGGTTCCGGGTCTGGAACTGCACGCCGACACCTCCGTCACGCTAAAGAAATCTGCTAATCTGCCTAAAGACACGGCAGTGCACGGCTCTCCTGCTTCACAGGCTGTGAAACAGGCGGCGCAAACGATGCCTGCCATCGTACGCACTCCTAAAGTGTACGAAGAGCAAATGAGCAATCACTACATCAAAGGATATGTGAACGACTACGCTACCCGCTACAGCCAACACCTGAGCACCATGGTAGAACGTTCGGCGCCCTATTTCACCATGATCGAAAAGGTGTTTTCCGACCACGGCATTCCCGAGGAAATGAAATACCTGGCCGTTATTGAATCCGGCATGTCTTACAACGCCCGCTCCCGCGTAGGCGCCGTAGGCATGTGGCAGTTCATGAGCAGCACCGCCCGCATCTTCGGGCTCAACGTGGGCAAAAGGGTAGACGAACGGAAGGACTTCTACAAATCCACCGTAGCCGCCGCCAAATACCTGAATGAGCTGTACGAACAGTTCGACAACTGGTTACTGGTGGTAGCGGCATATAATTGCGGAGCCGGCGGCGTGCAGCGCGCACAGCGCATCAGCGGCCGCAGCGACTTCTGGGGTATCCAGTATTTCCTGCCCGCAGAGTCCCGCAATCACGTGTATAAATTCATCGCCACCGGTTATATCCTCGACCGTTTCAACACCTTCTTCGGTGTGGGCAGCAGCTATACAGCCGCTCCCGGTGCGAGACTGAACGCAGCGCCTGAATTCAGAAAAGCCGCGCCGCTGACCGACGACGACATGTTCAACACCGTGGAGTTCAGCATTACCGGTAAATACCGCATCGAAGCCATCGCGAAAAAACTGAGCATGGAAAAGGATGAGCTGGAACGCCTCAATCCTGATTTTTCCCAGGCCCTCGCAGGTGAAACCAACAGTTACGACCTGCGTATCCCGAAAGAAAAAATGAAAACGTTCCTGGCCGAAAAAGACGAGATCCTGAAGGAATCCCTCCAGTTGACCCTCGACGATAAAGCGGCTACGGTTGACCGGTCACGCTTCCCCGCACCGGTAAAACGCCCGGAAGTGAACGCCAACCCGAAAAAACCGGTGATCGCCAAAAAGGCCCCCGCCAAAAAGAAGAAAACAGTCAGAAGAAAATAACATCAAGAAACATATTCAATGGCAGGTGTGCAGCGTAACAGTCGCACACCTGCTTTTTTTATACCCGTACCCCAAAATACCCTGCTACCATGATCTGTACCGCCAGGCATTTTCAGCCTTCGCCGTTACTCCGCCAGCACATCAGCCGCCTGGCGCTCTACACGTTCCCACAAGCCGTGCGCCAGCCTTTCCTGCCTGTAGGCCAGCAATCACTGGTGTTTGCACTGGGGCCTGCCTTTCGCCTGATCGGGCATGCACAGGAAGAACAAACCGCAGCCCGCGCTACCGTCGTAGGCCAGATCACCAGCCTGCGGCATTCCTTTTTCGAGGCCGGCAGCCAATACCTTCTTGTCAAGTTCACACCCTGCGGTTTTCATGACCTGTTTGCCTGCTCCATGCAGAAGCTCACCAATGAAGGGACCGACCTTTGCGACATCGCCGGCGCCCCCGCACGGGAGCTGCTCAATCGCTTGCAGGACCTTGCGGCCATGGCGGCGCTTCCTCACGAAGGCGCCACCGGTGAAGACCAACGCCTCTGCGCCGCGGTTTTCCTCGTGGAGCAGTTCCTGTTGAGGCGCCTCGCCGGTTCTACTGGGGAGGTGCTCCGTACGCAACAGATGGCGGGGTATATGGCGGCGATGAAAGGAGATTTCCGGATGGAGGCGTTTTGCCGGGAAGTGAACATCACCCGCAAATCGCTGGAGCGGCATTTCCTCGAAAGGATCGGCATCACGCCGAAAGTTTACGCCCGCATACTGCGGATGACGCATGTGATGGATATGGTGCGCAGCAACCATGTGGTACGCCCCCGGGAACTGATCTATACCTGCGGTTATTACGACTATGCCCATCTGCGCCACGAAACGCTGGAGCTCACCGGCATGACGCCGCGGGTGTTGAGAGAGGTGTTCGTACGTTTGTGAGGATGTGCAGACTGCAGCAGCGCCAGCATTTTGTCTCTTTTTTACAGCTTTATTGACGCCGGGTTACGGAAATTTGCCGGTCAAACTTAACGACCGGAACCATGAAATCAATGTTTCAACCCCACCGGCGCATTAGCCGGATCCCTTTTTCCCTGGCCATTTTAATGATGCTTGCCGCCCTGGTCGGCGGATGCCGTAACAAAGACGTGCAGGGCCCGGCCGGAACCGTATCTACCGGCATTACCGGTACGGTAAAAACGATCGACGGGCTGCCCATCCCGGGTGCTGCCGTCACAATCGGTGAACAGACCGTACAATCCGCCGCCAACGGTACTTTTACGATCCCGCAGGTAAAGTTGCCGAAAGACCGGTATATCATCTCCTGTACGAAGACAGGCTATTTTTCGCAACAGCGCGGAGAAACGCCCCCGGCCACCGGCGCGGCACATGTGCAGTTCACATTGCAGGTCAAGACCATTACGCATACCCTTCAGGCAGATAATGGTGGGCTTGCAGGGCTACCGGACGGTTCCGGTGTGGAACTTCCGGCCGGGGGAGTGGTCAGGGCCGACGGCAGCGGCTATAGCGGCCCCGTGCAGATGAGCCTGGTGCATCTCGACCCTACCGATCCCAATTTCGCGCAGACCATTCCCGGTGGCGATCTGCAGGCTCTCCGCACCGACAATTCACCCGTCATATTGTATTCCTACGGCATGCTGCAGGTGGAGATGGAAAGCCCCGGCGGAGAAAAGCTCCAGCTGAAGCAGGGCAAAACATCCACCCTCACTATGGTGATCCCTGATGAACAGCTCGCCACCGCGCCGGCTACCATCCCGCTCTGGCATTTTGATGAAGCGGCCGGTATCTGGAAAGAAGAAGGCAGCGCCACCAAAACGGGTAACCGCTACGTGGGTACGGTCAAACACTTTTCCACCTGGAATTGCGACGATCCCAAACAGCGGGCGACCATTAAAGGATGCGTCATTCCCACGCCCGGTTGCGGCGGAAGCGGCGGTGCGGGCGTGCCCGGCGTGATGGTATCGGTAGGGCAGACCGTTGTGAATACAGATGAAAAAGGTAATTATGTCGCCAATGTGCCCGCCGGGATCCCGTTTGAAGTAAGCGTGGAGCCGCGCCTTAACGGCGGCAAGGGCGGTGTGTCGCAATCATTTCCCGGGCTGGCGCCGCTGGCCGTCGTAACACAGGATTTGTCGCTGCCCTGCGCGCCTGCCGTAACCGGCCGTGTGACCACTTGTGCGGGCGCACCGATGGGGGCTTTTGTAAGCATGTACCTAGATGGTGAGAATATCGGCAGCGCATTTACTGACGAGAACGCCAGCTTCCGGCTATTTGCCCCGAAGGGGAAAACCGTACTGGTACGGGCTTTCGATATGACGGGCAACATGGCGGAGACAACCGTGAAACTGCCGGACAACGATGCCGGTAAAGAAATCGGCCCGATAAGGCTCTGCGCCGCCACAACGCACCAGGAAACCAGTTTTGTGATCGACGGGGACGGCTACAGTAACCGGCAGTGGGCCATGGCCGGCGGTGCGCCCACTGTATCTACCGGCATACTTGATGCCAACAGTGATGAAACCATCTGCGTGGTGGTGCATAACGATAACGTACTTAGCCTGACTTTCGAAGGAACTGCCGCCGGCAGCTATAAAATGTGCGTGGCCACGCTCAAGCTGAATAACATCATGTATACTTCGGAAACGGTGAATATCAACGTAACCCGCTATGGTAAAGTAGGAGAGCCGATCGAAGGTACCTTTTCGGGGCAGTTCACGCGTGTGGGCGGCGGCAACGTGCAGATCAAAAACGGGAAATTCGGGGTGATGCGAATCCAGGGCTGACGGAACATTCATTAAAGGAAAAAGGCTCCGGAAGCGGATTCCGGAGCCTCTATATTTTAAAGCGCTTTATGAGACAGCGCTTTTTGTTTTTTCAAGCCGTACCAGTGATTGATGGCATCGAGCAGCGGGCCCGTCATGAAGGTGGTGGCCAGCGCCATCAGCACCATCATGGCGAATACCTGCGGGGTAAGGATGCCCAGTTCGTAACCGATATTGAGTACCACCAGTTCCATCAGGCCGCGGGTATTCATCAGCGCGCCGATGGAGAGGGCTTCCTGCCAGGGTTGGCCCACCAGCCTCGCCGTAAGGGCCGAACCGCCGAATTTGCCGCCTACGGCCACGAGCATGATGGCCGCAAACATCGTCCAGAGGTGGGCGTCGTTCAGCAGCCCGATTTGCGTACGCAGGCCCGTAAAGGCAAAAAAGATGGGCAGCAGTATCACCACGCTTACGTCTTCCAGTTTGTCCGTCAGCACTTTTTTGATATTGGCTTCAGCCGGCATGATCACACCGGCGAGGAATGCGCCGAACAGCAGGTGGATGCCGATCACTTCCGCCAGGTACCCTGCGATGAGCAATACGAAAAAGCCCAGGGCCACTTTGGTTTTGGTGCCGGACAGCCGCGTCATCCGCCGTTGCAGCCACGGCCGTACCACCAGCAGCATGCCCAGCACAAACACCAGTGCGAGCAGGATGGTGACCAGGGCCGTGAGCAGTCCGCCGGCTTTGACGATCGCTACCACGATGGCCAATATGCACCAGGCGGTGATATCGTCTGCCGCCGCACAGGTAATGGCCATGGTGCCCAGGGGAGTGCCCGTCAGGCCCCGTTCCTGCACGATCCTGGCCAGTACCGGGAAGGCCGTGATGCTCATGGCGATGCCCATGAACAGCGCGAACGACAGGAAGTTGACAGAAGCAGGGGCGTATTGGGTGTACGTAAAATAAGCGAGGCAAACGCCGAGGAAAAAGGGAATGATGATGCTGGCGTGGCTGATCATCACCGCATCGTGCGCCTTCTGGCGTATTTTGCTGATTTCCAGCTCCATGCCCACGATGAACATAAAAAACGCCAGCCCTATCTGGCTGAGGAATTGCAGGCTGCTCATGGAGCGGGCCGGAAACAGCCCTTCCATGCCCGCGGGCCAGAAAAGGCCCAGCAAGGAAGGCCCCAATGCGATACCGGCAATGATTTCGCCCACCACCGCGGGTTGTTTTATTTTCCGTGCGGCGAAGCCGAAAAGGCGCGACACACAAAGGATAACGATGATCTGCAGCAGCAACAGGCTGAGCGGATGCTGCGCATGTGACAGCAATTCCGGCAACAGGCCGGCCGGGGCGGCAGTGGCTGCCGGCGCGGCGGCCGTAACGTTCCGCGCAGGCTGCAATTGTTGCCCCTGTGCGATGATGAGCCATATCAGGGCGGCAAAAACGCCGATGATCAGCGGGTAAAGGAGGTAACTCTTTTTCATGTCAGCATTGGTACTGACCGAAATATACGAACTACCTGCCAGAGTTTCGAGCCTTAGTAGCTGAAAGACGCTGAGGGGCCGGCTTTCTGCCGCAGACGTTTGTGGTGATAATAATAAGAGCCGCCTACCAGGGCGATGAACAAAATGATCGGGGCCCAGGTGGAGGCGGGGTCGCCGAAAGCGATGTGCGAATACATGGCGCCTACCAGGTCGAAGATGAGACCGGCATACGCCCATTCCTTCAGGCGGGGGTAACCCGGCACCAGGATGGCGATGATGCCCAGTATTTTGGCGATGCCCAGGAAAGGTACCAACGAAGCCGGGTAACCCAGGCGGGTCACGTAAGCCACGGCTTCTGGCCATGAAAGGGCGTCGAAAATAGCGCCGACTCCCATGCCTGCGGCCATCAGGCCGGTCAGTATCCAATAAATAATGTTCGTTTTTTTCATAGCGGGTGTGTTGAAAGGTGTATTGCAAAAGTAGCCGAAACCTTTTTCCCGCACCGGCCGTGAACGAGACATTCTATGTGGTGAAATGCGACAAATGCTGATGAAATGCGTTCGTCAGACAATGGGCGGAAAAGTGCAAACTTGCCGTATTTTTGCGCCATGAGCGCAGAAAAACTCCGCCTGGACAAGTATCTCTGGGCGATCCGGATATTCAAGACCCGGACGCAGGCC
Protein-coding sequences here:
- the trmD gene encoding tRNA (guanosine(37)-N1)-methyltransferase TrmD, which encodes MRIDIITVLPELLESPFAHSIMKRARNKGLLEVNVHHLRQYSNFRQNQVDDYQFGGGAGMVMMIEPLVNAIEALQKEVTYDEVIYLTPDGQTFNQQMANRLSLKGNLLLICGHYKGIDERVREHFVTMEISIGDFVLSGGELAAAVLVDAIGRLLPGVLNDETSALFDSFQDNLLAPPVYTRPEEFRGWKVPPVLMSGDHRKIEEWRHEEALKRTKDRRPDLLQHD
- the rplS gene encoding 50S ribosomal protein L19; this translates as MMNAISFVHEQLTANKQFPKFKAGDNITVNYKIVEGNKERIQSFKGDVVKIQGTGFTASFTVRKISDGVGVERLFPFYSPNVESIVLNKVGKVRRAKLYYLRERQGKAARIKEKRV
- a CDS encoding Sec-independent protein translocase subunit TatA/TatB — its product is MLAEHFKNTEMTAVFVKSPLLLFQELGMTELILIALVVLLLFGGKKIPELMRGLGKGIREFKDAKDNVRREMEEGMKETEVKKS
- the gatA gene encoding Asp-tRNA(Asn)/Glu-tRNA(Gln) amidotransferase subunit GatA — protein: MTEFSSISSFHEALYAGKTTCEAMVRLYLERIEQSRHLNAYLEVFTDSALDQARALDGRISRGERPGTLAGVVIGIKDVICYKGHEVTAASKILEGFVSLYSATAVERLLAEGAIIIGRLNCDEFAMGSTNENSAYGKVLNALDNTRVPGGSSGGSAVAVQAGLCQVSLGSDTGGSVRQPADFCGIVGLKPSYGRISRHGLIAYASSFDQIGIFGSNIADVALVLQAIAGPDMYDSTASQREVPDYQANLRHNKKRKFAYLKDALHHEGLDPEMREGYESFFEQLKSDGHTVEGVNFDYLDYVVAAYYVLTTAEASSNLSRFDGVKYGYRTPQKGIELTDFYKKSRSEGFGKEVKRRILLGTFVLSAGYYDAYFTKAQQVRRLVVEKMQSILSRYDAVLLPTVPATAFKIGEKTDDPIAMYLADIYTVLANLTGVPAISVPLHRHSNGMPYGLQIITREFDEENLLQIAHNMLHEEHV
- a CDS encoding lytic transglycosylase domain-containing protein; translation: MTKVFLLLLSAVGLTTVATAAGKGPKEIAVPGLELHADTSVTLKKSANLPKDTAVHGSPASQAVKQAAQTMPAIVRTPKVYEEQMSNHYIKGYVNDYATRYSQHLSTMVERSAPYFTMIEKVFSDHGIPEEMKYLAVIESGMSYNARSRVGAVGMWQFMSSTARIFGLNVGKRVDERKDFYKSTVAAAKYLNELYEQFDNWLLVVAAYNCGAGGVQRAQRISGRSDFWGIQYFLPAESRNHVYKFIATGYILDRFNTFFGVGSSYTAAPGARLNAAPEFRKAAPLTDDDMFNTVEFSITGKYRIEAIAKKLSMEKDELERLNPDFSQALAGETNSYDLRIPKEKMKTFLAEKDEILKESLQLTLDDKAATVDRSRFPAPVKRPEVNANPKKPVIAKKAPAKKKKTVRRK
- a CDS encoding AraC family transcriptional regulator → MICTARHFQPSPLLRQHISRLALYTFPQAVRQPFLPVGQQSLVFALGPAFRLIGHAQEEQTAARATVVGQITSLRHSFFEAGSQYLLVKFTPCGFHDLFACSMQKLTNEGTDLCDIAGAPARELLNRLQDLAAMAALPHEGATGEDQRLCAAVFLVEQFLLRRLAGSTGEVLRTQQMAGYMAAMKGDFRMEAFCREVNITRKSLERHFLERIGITPKVYARILRMTHVMDMVRSNHVVRPRELIYTCGYYDYAHLRHETLELTGMTPRVLREVFVRL
- a CDS encoding carboxypeptidase-like regulatory domain-containing protein gives rise to the protein MKSMFQPHRRISRIPFSLAILMMLAALVGGCRNKDVQGPAGTVSTGITGTVKTIDGLPIPGAAVTIGEQTVQSAANGTFTIPQVKLPKDRYIISCTKTGYFSQQRGETPPATGAAHVQFTLQVKTITHTLQADNGGLAGLPDGSGVELPAGGVVRADGSGYSGPVQMSLVHLDPTDPNFAQTIPGGDLQALRTDNSPVILYSYGMLQVEMESPGGEKLQLKQGKTSTLTMVIPDEQLATAPATIPLWHFDEAAGIWKEEGSATKTGNRYVGTVKHFSTWNCDDPKQRATIKGCVIPTPGCGGSGGAGVPGVMVSVGQTVVNTDEKGNYVANVPAGIPFEVSVEPRLNGGKGGVSQSFPGLAPLAVVTQDLSLPCAPAVTGRVTTCAGAPMGAFVSMYLDGENIGSAFTDENASFRLFAPKGKTVLVRAFDMTGNMAETTVKLPDNDAGKEIGPIRLCAATTHQETSFVIDGDGYSNRQWAMAGGAPTVSTGILDANSDETICVVVHNDNVLSLTFEGTAAGSYKMCVATLKLNNIMYTSETVNINVTRYGKVGEPIEGTFSGQFTRVGGGNVQIKNGKFGVMRIQG
- a CDS encoding cation:proton antiporter domain-containing protein, yielding MKKSYLLYPLIIGVFAALIWLIIAQGQQLQPARNVTAAAPAATAAPAGLLPELLSHAQHPLSLLLLQIIVILCVSRLFGFAARKIKQPAVVGEIIAGIALGPSLLGLFWPAGMEGLFPARSMSSLQFLSQIGLAFFMFIVGMELEISKIRQKAHDAVMISHASIIIPFFLGVCLAYFTYTQYAPASVNFLSFALFMGIAMSITAFPVLARIVQERGLTGTPLGTMAITCAAADDITAWCILAIVVAIVKAGGLLTALVTILLALVFVLGMLLVVRPWLQRRMTRLSGTKTKVALGFFVLLIAGYLAEVIGIHLLFGAFLAGVIMPAEANIKKVLTDKLEDVSVVILLPIFFAFTGLRTQIGLLNDAHLWTMFAAIMLVAVGGKFGGSALTARLVGQPWQEALSIGALMNTRGLMELVVLNIGYELGILTPQVFAMMVLMALATTFMTGPLLDAINHWYGLKKQKALSHKAL
- a CDS encoding DoxX family protein, which encodes MKKTNIIYWILTGLMAAGMGVGAIFDALSWPEAVAYVTRLGYPASLVPFLGIAKILGIIAILVPGYPRLKEWAYAGLIFDLVGAMYSHIAFGDPASTWAPIILFIALVGGSYYYHHKRLRQKAGPSASFSY